One stretch of Streptomyces sp. A2-16 DNA includes these proteins:
- a CDS encoding polysaccharide lyase family 1 protein: MASASHRRSLRKRRTLIVSAAVVAAGVGAGAVVMNANAQAVDLYHQTLAAKDGWASSGTGTTGGTKADAAHTFTVSTRAQLVKALGSATDTTPRIIKVKGTIDANTDDSGKKLTCAHYASGTGYALTSYLKAYDPATYGRSKLPSGTQEKARAAAQKKQAANIVLKVPANTTIVGVPGTKAGISGGMLQIQNVDNVIVRNLTFAATEDCFPQWDPTDGADGNWNSNYDSVTLRGATHVWADHNTFTDAPHLDSANPKYYGREYQIHDGSLDITKSSDLVTVSRNQFTDHDKTMLIGSSDSEPSGKLRVSIHHNVWKGIVQRAPLSRVGQIDIYNNYYDVTPLNGYAVQYSINARAKAQVVAANNYWKVPSSVKVSKLLSGDGTGAIKGSGNLVNGTATDLVAAYNAASSKDLRTTVNWTPTLTAGLETSASAVKNLPTTLARTTGAGVLS; the protein is encoded by the coding sequence GTGGCCTCTGCCTCCCACCGCCGGTCCCTCCGCAAGCGCCGCACCCTGATCGTCTCCGCCGCCGTGGTGGCCGCGGGCGTCGGTGCGGGCGCCGTCGTGATGAACGCGAACGCCCAGGCCGTGGACCTGTACCACCAGACGCTCGCCGCGAAGGACGGCTGGGCCTCCTCCGGTACGGGCACGACCGGCGGCACCAAGGCCGACGCGGCGCACACCTTCACCGTCTCCACCCGGGCGCAGCTCGTGAAGGCGCTGGGCTCGGCGACCGACACCACCCCGCGGATCATCAAGGTCAAGGGCACGATCGACGCCAACACGGATGACTCCGGCAAGAAGCTGACCTGCGCGCACTACGCGTCGGGGACCGGCTATGCGCTCACGTCGTACCTGAAGGCGTACGACCCCGCGACCTACGGCCGCTCGAAGCTGCCGTCGGGCACGCAGGAGAAGGCACGGGCCGCCGCGCAGAAGAAGCAGGCCGCGAACATCGTCCTCAAGGTGCCGGCGAACACCACGATCGTGGGCGTGCCCGGCACGAAGGCCGGCATCTCCGGCGGCATGCTCCAGATCCAGAACGTGGACAACGTCATCGTCCGCAATCTCACCTTCGCCGCCACCGAGGACTGCTTCCCGCAGTGGGACCCGACCGACGGCGCCGACGGCAACTGGAACTCCAACTACGACTCCGTGACCCTGCGCGGCGCGACCCACGTCTGGGCCGACCACAACACGTTCACGGACGCACCGCACCTGGACTCCGCGAACCCGAAGTACTACGGCCGTGAGTACCAGATCCACGACGGGTCGCTGGACATCACCAAGAGCTCCGACCTGGTGACCGTCTCCCGCAACCAGTTCACCGACCACGACAAGACGATGCTGATCGGCAGCAGCGACAGCGAGCCGAGCGGCAAGCTGCGGGTCTCGATCCACCACAACGTGTGGAAGGGCATCGTCCAGCGGGCCCCGCTGTCCCGGGTCGGCCAGATCGACATCTACAACAACTACTACGACGTCACGCCGCTGAACGGCTACGCGGTGCAGTACAGCATCAACGCGCGCGCCAAGGCCCAGGTCGTCGCCGCGAACAACTACTGGAAGGTGCCGTCCTCCGTGAAGGTCTCCAAGCTGCTGTCCGGCGACGGCACGGGCGCGATCAAGGGCAGCGGCAACCTGGTCAACGGCACCGCGACGGACCTCGTGGCCGCCTACAACGCCGCGTCCTCGAAGGACCTGAGGACGACGGTGAACTGGACGCCGACCCTGACCGCGGGCCTGGAGACCTCGGCCTCCGCGGTGAAGAACCTGCCGACGACGCTGGCGAGGACGACGGGCGCCGGAGTGCTGTCCTAG
- the metG gene encoding methionine--tRNA ligase → MARHLITSALPYINGIKHLGNMVGSMLPADVYSRYLRQRGHDVLYICATDEHGTPAELAAKEQGLPVDEFCAQAHDAQKAVYDGFALAFDYFGRSSSQQNVEITQHFARRLNENGFIEERAIRQVYSPTDGRFLPDRYVEGTCPHCGYDKARGDQCENCTRVLDPTDLINPRSAISGSTDLEVRETKHLFLLQSKLQHEVEEWVSRHEDDWPQLASSIARKWLNEGLHDRAITRDLDWGVPVPSDTWPELAAEGKVFYVWFDAPIEYIGATKEWADLDPENRDWKSWWYDVDTDVRYTEFMAKDNVPFHTVMFPATELGVREPWKKVDYVKAFNWLTYYGGKFSTSQKRGVFTDQALDILPADYWRYFLIANAPESDDSSFTWEHFTATVNKDLADTLGNFVNRVLSFSKKRFGEEVPAGGEPGPAEAKLGEEIARLLAEYEQQMEALQFRKAAAALRALWSAGNSYLEEKAPWLEIKTDKDGAALTLRTAMNLIHLYAVVSEPFIPATSAAMRQAFALPSDTAGWITADEARTLTALTPGIPFTVPPVLFAKLTDEDLETYKERFGGSPE, encoded by the coding sequence ATGGCTCGACACCTCATCACCAGCGCCCTTCCGTACATCAACGGGATCAAGCACCTGGGCAACATGGTGGGGTCCATGCTCCCGGCGGACGTGTACTCCCGCTACCTGCGCCAGCGTGGCCACGACGTGCTCTACATCTGCGCGACGGACGAGCACGGCACCCCGGCGGAGCTGGCCGCGAAGGAGCAGGGGCTGCCGGTCGACGAGTTCTGCGCGCAGGCGCACGACGCGCAGAAGGCGGTCTACGACGGCTTCGCGCTGGCCTTCGACTACTTCGGCCGCAGTTCCTCGCAGCAGAACGTCGAGATCACCCAGCACTTCGCCCGCCGCCTCAACGAGAACGGGTTCATCGAGGAGCGGGCGATCCGCCAGGTGTACTCCCCGACCGACGGCCGCTTCCTCCCGGACCGCTATGTCGAGGGCACCTGCCCCCACTGCGGCTACGACAAGGCCCGCGGCGACCAGTGCGAGAACTGCACCCGGGTCCTCGACCCCACCGACCTGATCAACCCGCGCTCGGCGATCTCCGGCTCCACCGACCTGGAGGTCCGCGAGACCAAGCACCTCTTCCTGCTGCAGTCCAAGCTCCAGCACGAGGTCGAGGAGTGGGTCTCCCGCCACGAGGACGACTGGCCGCAGCTGGCCTCCTCCATCGCCCGCAAGTGGCTGAACGAAGGCCTCCACGACCGCGCCATCACCCGTGACCTGGACTGGGGCGTGCCGGTCCCGTCCGACACCTGGCCGGAGCTCGCGGCGGAGGGCAAGGTCTTCTACGTCTGGTTCGACGCCCCGATCGAGTACATCGGCGCGACGAAGGAGTGGGCAGACCTGGACCCGGAGAACCGGGACTGGAAGTCCTGGTGGTACGACGTCGACACCGACGTCCGCTACACCGAGTTCATGGCGAAGGACAACGTCCCCTTCCACACGGTGATGTTCCCGGCCACCGAGCTGGGCGTGCGCGAGCCGTGGAAGAAGGTCGACTACGTCAAGGCCTTCAACTGGCTGACGTACTACGGCGGTAAGTTCTCCACGAGCCAGAAGCGGGGCGTGTTCACGGACCAGGCCCTCGATATCCTCCCCGCCGACTACTGGCGCTACTTCCTCATCGCGAACGCCCCCGAGTCGGACGACTCGTCCTTCACCTGGGAACACTTCACGGCGACCGTGAACAAGGACCTCGCCGACACCCTCGGCAACTTCGTCAACCGCGTCCTGTCGTTCTCGAAGAAGCGCTTCGGCGAGGAGGTCCCGGCGGGCGGTGAGCCGGGCCCGGCGGAGGCGAAGCTGGGCGAGGAGATCGCCCGGCTGCTCGCCGAGTACGAGCAGCAGATGGAGGCCCTCCAGTTCCGCAAGGCCGCGGCCGCCCTGCGCGCCCTGTGGTCGGCCGGCAACTCCTACCTGGAGGAGAAGGCCCCCTGGCTGGAGATCAAGACGGACAAGGACGGCGCGGCCCTCACCCTGCGCACGGCGATGAACCTGATCCACCTCTACGCGGTGGTCTCGGAGCCCTTCATCCCGGCGACCTCGGCCGCCATGCGCCAGGCCTTCGCCCTGCCCTCCGACACCGCCGGCTGGATCACCGCCGACGAGGCCCGCACCCTCACCGCCCTCACCCCCGGCATCCCCTTCACGGTCCCCCCGGTCCTCTTCGCCAAGCTGACGGACGAGGACCTGGAGACGTACAAGGAGCGCTTCGGCGGCTCCCCGGAGTAG
- a CDS encoding VWA domain-containing protein translates to MGILTLLRNAFGGRSRKGAATEAEGAETTPSQETAPKLPSPAPEPAPVTATVPEPRTSSGLTDSEHELVAAAFDNVAVPKQSPPAEDTGTAEQAPVAEEAPDQEKDVAESAVAEEKPSVTEEAAPEGEPTPVVEPEPKVEAAAETAPEPEPTVEPEPEPVSVEEPQPVAAEPVAEVTPEPEPTAEEPEPAAAQPEPEPTTAQAAEPVTETAPEPEPAAEVAPEPEPVAEIAPEPQPEPTAEEPEPQPEPQPETAAQPEPVAAAAGGEDAPQVAPAADETAGGNDEPAEGRSVTVPATLRTAYDAAATTLSAHDLTGTTAKTYLVLDRSASMRPYYKDGSAQALGEQTLALAAHLDPESTVHVVFFSTELDGTGELTLTDHENKIDDLHAGLGRMGRTSYHAAVEEVLAHHTKNSPDVPALVVFQTDGAPDAKTPATQALTEAAKTHPAVFFSFVAFGDPENKAFDYLRKLKLPNTSHFLAGETPKELTDTEIYQGILANWRP, encoded by the coding sequence ATGGGCATTCTCACTCTCCTGCGGAACGCGTTCGGCGGCCGATCACGCAAGGGTGCTGCCACCGAGGCAGAGGGTGCGGAGACGACTCCTTCGCAGGAGACGGCACCGAAACTGCCCTCGCCGGCGCCCGAGCCGGCCCCGGTGACGGCCACCGTTCCGGAGCCGCGCACGTCCTCCGGCCTCACCGATTCCGAGCACGAACTGGTCGCGGCCGCGTTCGACAACGTGGCGGTCCCCAAGCAGTCGCCTCCGGCGGAGGACACGGGGACGGCCGAGCAGGCGCCGGTTGCCGAGGAGGCACCGGATCAGGAAAAGGACGTAGCGGAGTCGGCGGTGGCGGAAGAGAAGCCGTCGGTGACGGAGGAGGCCGCCCCAGAGGGGGAGCCGACGCCGGTGGTGGAGCCCGAGCCCAAGGTGGAAGCGGCCGCGGAGACCGCCCCCGAGCCGGAGCCGACCGTCGAGCCCGAGCCCGAGCCGGTGTCCGTCGAGGAGCCCCAGCCGGTGGCGGCCGAGCCGGTCGCCGAGGTCACCCCGGAACCGGAGCCGACCGCCGAGGAACCCGAGCCCGCGGCCGCGCAGCCGGAACCGGAGCCGACGACTGCCCAGGCGGCGGAGCCGGTCACCGAGACCGCTCCCGAGCCCGAGCCGGCCGCCGAGGTCGCCCCCGAGCCCGAGCCGGTCGCCGAGATCGCCCCCGAGCCTCAGCCCGAGCCGACCGCCGAGGAGCCGGAGCCTCAGCCGGAGCCGCAGCCCGAGACCGCCGCGCAGCCGGAACCGGTCGCCGCGGCCGCCGGCGGTGAGGACGCCCCGCAGGTGGCACCCGCCGCCGACGAAACCGCAGGTGGGAACGACGAGCCGGCCGAAGGCCGGTCGGTGACGGTACCCGCCACCCTCCGCACCGCGTACGACGCCGCCGCCACCACCCTCTCCGCCCACGACCTCACCGGCACCACCGCGAAGACGTACCTCGTCCTGGACCGCTCCGCGAGCATGCGCCCGTACTACAAGGACGGCTCCGCCCAGGCCCTCGGTGAGCAGACCCTCGCGCTCGCCGCCCACCTGGACCCCGAGTCCACGGTGCACGTCGTCTTCTTCTCCACCGAACTCGACGGCACCGGCGAGCTCACCCTCACCGACCACGAGAACAAGATCGACGACCTCCACGCCGGCCTCGGCCGCATGGGCCGTACCAGCTACCACGCGGCCGTCGAGGAAGTCCTCGCACACCACACCAAGAACTCCCCCGACGTCCCCGCCCTGGTCGTCTTCCAGACCGACGGCGCCCCGGACGCGAAGACCCCCGCCACCCAGGCCCTCACGGAGGCGGCGAAGACCCACCCCGCCGTCTTCTTCTCCTTCGTGGCCTTCGGCGACCCGGAGAACAAGGCCTTCGACTACCTCCGCAAGCTCAAGCTCCCCAACACGTCCCACTTCCTCGCGGGCGAGACCCCGAAGGAACTCACGGACACGGAGATCTACCAGGGCATCCTGGCGAACTGGCGCCCGTGA
- a CDS encoding PhoX family protein: MRVQLPLINTTHGRSALTCRFRCGDACFHPAPNTSSNPYVGDVIATALSRRSMMRAAAVVTVAAAAGTAGTVVAAPSAEAAPQAPAGRKPGGRAARGLRFTPVAPNTADTVTIPAGYAQNVVVRWGEPILRGAPAFDPEKQTAAAQAGQFGYNNDFLALLPLPGERGRQVLVANHEYTDEVLMFRGYDAANPTREQVEIAWAAHGLSAVVVEENKKNGALTVVPRHHLNRRVTATTAFRLTGPAAGSDLLKTSADPTGRKVLGTLNNCSGGTTPWGTTLHGEENFNQYFAGASRATDKRYGIGTGASERKWERFDKRFDVAQEPNEVHRFGYVVELDPYDPSSAPRKHTALGRFKHEGATVRLTHDGRPVVYSGDDERFDYFYKFVGSKRMKHGTSRAVREHNLSLLDEGTLYVARLTGDSPALEIDGTGKLPADGEFDGSGEWIPLVTATAKGAVSHVEGMTAEEVCVFTRLAGDKVGATKMDRPEDIEPNPHSGKVYVALTNNTNRGVGANAAADEANPRSANKHGHILELTERWNRADSTRFAWTLFLVAGDPEDPATYFAGFPKDHVSPISCPDNVAFDPHGNLWISTDGNQLGSHDGLFGVATKGERRGELKQFLTVPTGAETCGPLVQDRRVLVAVQHPGEISGATVEQPASTWPDGPGKIVRPAVVAVWRKDGCDIGV; this comes from the coding sequence GTGCGCGTACAGCTGCCGTTGATCAACACCACCCATGGGCGGTCCGCCCTGACCTGCCGTTTCCGCTGCGGTGACGCCTGTTTCCACCCGGCGCCCAACACCTCCTCCAACCCGTACGTCGGTGATGTGATCGCCACCGCGCTCAGCCGCCGCTCGATGATGCGCGCCGCCGCCGTCGTGACCGTCGCGGCCGCGGCCGGTACCGCGGGGACCGTCGTCGCGGCCCCGTCGGCCGAGGCCGCCCCGCAGGCCCCGGCCGGGCGGAAACCCGGGGGCAGGGCTGCCCGCGGACTCCGGTTCACCCCCGTCGCGCCGAACACCGCCGACACCGTGACCATCCCCGCCGGCTACGCGCAGAACGTCGTCGTCCGCTGGGGCGAGCCCATCCTGCGCGGCGCCCCCGCCTTCGACCCGGAGAAGCAGACCGCCGCCGCCCAGGCCGGCCAGTTCGGGTACAACAACGACTTCCTCGCGCTGCTGCCCCTCCCGGGCGAGCGCGGTCGGCAGGTGCTCGTCGCCAACCACGAGTACACCGACGAGGTGCTCATGTTCCGCGGCTACGACGCCGCGAACCCCACCCGTGAGCAGGTCGAGATCGCCTGGGCGGCGCACGGGCTGTCCGCCGTCGTCGTGGAGGAGAACAAGAAGAACGGCGCGCTCACCGTCGTACCCCGGCACCACCTCAACCGGCGTGTCACCGCCACCACCGCGTTCCGGCTGACCGGCCCCGCTGCCGGCTCCGACCTGCTGAAGACCTCCGCCGACCCGACCGGCCGCAAGGTGCTGGGCACGCTCAACAACTGCTCCGGCGGCACGACCCCGTGGGGGACCACCCTCCACGGCGAGGAGAACTTCAACCAGTACTTCGCGGGCGCGAGCCGGGCCACCGACAAGCGGTACGGGATCGGGACGGGGGCGAGCGAGCGCAAGTGGGAGAGGTTCGACAAGCGGTTCGACGTCGCCCAGGAGCCCAACGAGGTGCACCGCTTCGGGTACGTCGTCGAGCTCGACCCGTACGACCCGTCCTCCGCGCCCCGCAAGCACACCGCGCTCGGCCGGTTCAAGCACGAGGGCGCCACCGTGCGGCTGACGCACGACGGGCGGCCGGTCGTGTACTCGGGGGACGACGAGCGGTTCGACTACTTCTACAAGTTCGTCGGCAGCAAGCGGATGAAGCACGGGACCTCGCGGGCCGTGCGGGAGCACAACCTCTCGCTGCTCGACGAGGGCACCCTGTACGTCGCCCGGCTCACCGGTGACTCCCCCGCCCTCGAGATCGACGGGACCGGGAAGCTGCCCGCCGACGGGGAGTTCGACGGCAGCGGGGAGTGGATCCCGCTGGTCACCGCCACGGCGAAGGGTGCCGTGTCGCACGTCGAGGGCATGACCGCCGAGGAGGTGTGCGTCTTCACGCGGCTCGCCGGGGACAAGGTCGGCGCGACCAAGATGGACCGGCCCGAGGACATCGAGCCCAACCCGCACTCGGGCAAGGTGTACGTCGCGCTCACCAACAACACCAACCGCGGTGTCGGGGCGAACGCCGCCGCCGACGAGGCCAACCCGCGCAGCGCCAACAAGCACGGGCACATCCTGGAGCTCACCGAGCGGTGGAACCGGGCCGACAGCACGAGGTTCGCGTGGACGCTGTTCCTCGTCGCCGGTGACCCGGAGGACCCGGCCACCTATTTCGCCGGGTTCCCGAAGGACCACGTCAGCCCCATCTCCTGCCCCGACAACGTGGCCTTCGACCCGCACGGCAACCTGTGGATCTCCACGGACGGCAACCAGCTCGGTTCGCACGACGGACTGTTCGGTGTCGCCACCAAGGGTGAGCGGCGGGGCGAGCTCAAGCAGTTCCTGACCGTGCCGACCGGAGCGGAGACCTGCGGTCCGCTGGTCCAGGACCGGCGCGTGCTGGTGGCCGTGCAGCATCCGGGGGAGATCAGCGGAGCGACGGTGGAGCAGCCCGCGAGCACCTGGCCGGACGGACCGGGAAAGATCGTGCGTCCCGCGGTCGTGGCGGTGTGGCGCAAGGACGGCTGCGACATCGGCGTCTGA
- a CDS encoding LysR family transcriptional regulator — protein sequence MDLEVRHLRAVVAIAETGSLHQAARHLGVAQPSLSTQLRRIEQALGGALFVRTRSGCRPTPLGRLVLSRARPLLAEMRSLVADARAAATGGPQLRVGSTASRALSGWLRRLRARGQDPTLHMNVSPNALLHMVADGQLDVAFVHEVEGCPLRIPRELCLRVLVEREPQFVSLPADHPATAKPVVDLVDLAGDRWMIDPTVDGEWDAVQRMFRAAGVNPVVLHGDYHTADALVATGEVVTVCQPTRVPRPDMAVRRLQGDPLGVRLLLAARTETDLDGVRPALEEAYWESARQAPAYREWLEEDERHERRPTVPAIP from the coding sequence ATGGACCTTGAGGTGAGACACCTCCGCGCGGTGGTGGCCATAGCCGAGACCGGCAGCCTGCACCAGGCCGCCCGTCACCTGGGCGTCGCCCAGCCGTCGTTGAGCACCCAGCTGCGCCGGATCGAACAGGCCCTGGGCGGCGCGCTGTTCGTGCGCACGCGTTCCGGCTGCCGCCCCACCCCGCTGGGCCGGCTGGTCCTCAGCCGGGCCCGCCCCCTGCTGGCCGAGATGCGCTCCCTGGTCGCCGACGCCCGCGCGGCCGCGACGGGCGGCCCGCAACTGCGCGTCGGCTCCACCGCGAGCCGGGCCCTGTCGGGCTGGCTGCGCCGGCTGCGCGCCCGCGGCCAGGACCCCACCCTCCACATGAACGTCTCCCCCAACGCCCTGCTGCACATGGTCGCCGACGGCCAGCTCGACGTGGCCTTCGTGCACGAGGTGGAGGGCTGCCCGCTGCGCATCCCGCGAGAGCTGTGCCTGCGGGTCCTGGTCGAACGCGAGCCGCAGTTCGTGTCGTTGCCCGCCGACCATCCGGCGACCGCGAAACCCGTGGTCGACCTGGTCGACCTGGCCGGGGACCGCTGGATGATCGACCCGACGGTCGACGGCGAATGGGACGCCGTGCAGCGGATGTTCCGCGCGGCGGGCGTCAACCCCGTGGTCCTGCACGGCGATTACCACACGGCCGACGCCCTGGTCGCGACCGGTGAGGTCGTCACCGTCTGCCAGCCGACGCGCGTGCCCCGCCCCGACATGGCGGTACGGCGCCTCCAGGGCGACCCGCTCGGCGTGCGGCTCCTCCTCGCGGCCCGCACCGAGACCGACCTGGACGGGGTCCGTCCCGCACTGGAGGAGGCGTACTGGGAGAGCGCGCGACAGGCACCGGCGTACCGGGAATGGCTGGAAGAGGACGAGCGCCACGAGAGACGCCCGACGGTTCCGGCCATTCCCTGA
- the snpA gene encoding snapalysin, which translates to MRKHTCALTVAAVALGLATAVPAAAVPATAAPDQAPRAGYTATTTTDTSAAFFQAVLRSVAEKRAANPTAAAAVTVVYDASRAPTFSAQISRSTQIWNSSVSNVRLQAGSAASADFSYREGNDSRGSFASTDGHGRGYVFLDYRQNQQYDSTRVTAHETGHVLGLPDHYSGPCSELMSGGGPGTSCTNAVPNSAERSRVNQLWANGLAAAMDKALHKSDR; encoded by the coding sequence ATGCGCAAGCACACCTGTGCCCTCACCGTCGCAGCGGTGGCCCTTGGCCTGGCAACGGCCGTTCCCGCGGCGGCCGTTCCCGCGACGGCGGCGCCGGACCAGGCACCCCGGGCCGGCTACACCGCGACCACGACGACGGACACCAGCGCCGCCTTCTTCCAGGCCGTCCTGAGGTCCGTGGCCGAGAAGCGGGCCGCGAACCCGACCGCCGCCGCGGCCGTCACCGTCGTCTACGACGCCTCCCGCGCCCCCACGTTCAGCGCCCAGATATCCCGCAGCACCCAGATATGGAACAGCTCGGTGTCCAACGTCAGACTCCAGGCGGGGTCGGCGGCGAGCGCCGACTTCTCCTACCGCGAGGGCAACGACTCGCGCGGTTCGTTCGCCTCGACCGACGGCCACGGCAGGGGCTACGTCTTCCTGGACTACCGGCAGAACCAGCAGTACGACTCCACCCGTGTCACCGCGCACGAGACCGGCCATGTGCTGGGTCTGCCGGACCACTACTCCGGGCCGTGCAGTGAGCTGATGTCGGGCGGCGGCCCCGGCACGTCCTGCACCAACGCCGTCCCGAACTCCGCCGAGCGCAGCCGGGTGAACCAGCTGTGGGCCAACGGCCTGGCCGCGGCCATGGACAAGGCCCTGCACAAGTCCGACCGCTGA